The Theropithecus gelada isolate Dixy chromosome X, Tgel_1.0, whole genome shotgun sequence genome includes a window with the following:
- the ZNF630 gene encoding zinc finger protein 630 isoform X2: protein MIESQEEWQRLNPAQKTLHRDVMLETYSHLVSVGCSGIKPDVIFKLEHGKDPWIIESELSRWIYSDRVKGLESSQQIISGELLFQREILERAPKDNSLYSVLKIWQIDRYQGNQDRVLRQVTVISHETLTDETGSKYSAFGKMFNQCTDLAPSSQKFHKLDSCENSLKSNSDLLNYNRSYARKNPIERFGCGRPPRYNASCSVPEKEGFIHTGMEPYGDSQSEKVLSHKQAHVQYKKVQAREKPNVCSMCGKGFIKKSQLIIHQRIHTGEKPYICGDCRKAFSEKSHLIVHQRIHTGEKPYECTECGRAFSQKSPFIVHQRVHTGEKPYECFECPKAFSQKSHLIIHQRVHTREKSFECSECGKAFCAMSHLFIHRITHTGEKPYECTECGKTFPRKTQLIIHQRTHTGEKPYKCNECGKTFCQQSHLIGHQRIHTGEKPYVCTDCGKAFSQKSHLTGHQRLHTGEKPYMCTECGKSFSQKSPLIIHQRIHTGEKPYECGECGKTFSQKSPLIIHQRVHKGEKPYECTECGRAFSLKSHLILHQRGHTGEKPYECSECGKAFCGKSPLIIHQKTHPREKPPECAESGMTFFRKSQMITYQRRHTGEKPSRCSDCGKAFC from the exons atgattGAGTCCCAG GAAGAGTGGCAGCGGTTGAATCCTGCTCAGAAGACCCTACATAGGGATGTGATGCTGGAGACCTATAGTCACCTGGTCTCCGTGG GGTGTTCAGGTATAAAACCAGATGTAATATTTAAGTTGGAACATGGAAAGGACCCATGGATCATAGAGAGTGAGTTGTCAAGGTGGATCTACTCAG aCAGAGTGAAAGGCCTTGAATCTTCCCAGCAGATCATTTCTGGAGAACTTTTATTTCAAAGGGAGATACTAGAAAGAGCCCCAAAGGATAATTCATTgtactctgttttaaaaatctggcagatagatagatatcaaGGAAATCAAGACAGAGTTTTGAGGCAAGTCACAGTCATCAGTCATGAAACATTGACTGATGAGACGGGTTCCAAGTATAGTGCATTTGGGAAAATGTTCAATCAGTGCACAGACCTTGCTCCTTCAAGTCAAAAATTCCATAAGCTTGATTCATGTGAAAATAGCTTGAAGTCCAATTCAGACTTACTAAATTATAACAGGAGCTATGCAAGAAAGAATCCCATTGAGAGATTTGGATGTGGGAGACCACCTAGGTATAATGCTTCCTGTTCTGTGCCTGAGAAGGAAGGCTTCATTCATACTGGAATGGAGCCCTATGGAGACAGTCAAAGTGAAAAAGTTCTCAGTCATAAGCAAGCCCATGTTCAGTATAAGAAAGTTCAAGCCAGAGAGAAACCCAATGTTTGTAGTATGTGTGGGAAAGGTTTTATCAAGAAGTCACAGCTCATTATACATCAAAGAATTCATACGGGAGAGAAACCATATATATGTGGAGATTGTAGGAAAGCCTTCAGTGAGAAATCACACCTCATTGtgcatcagagaattcacactggggagaaaccctatgaatgtactGAGTGTGGAAGAGCATTCTCCCAGAAGTCACCTTTCATTGTTCATCAGAGAgtccatactggagagaaaccctatgaatgtttTGAGTGTCCAAAAGCTTTCTCCCAGAAGTCACATCTAATTATACATCAGAGAGTTCATACCAGAGAGAAGTCCTTTgaatgcagtgaatgtgggaaagccttctgTGCAATGTCTCATCTTTTTATACACCGGATAACTCATACTGGGGAGAAGCCCTATGAATGTACCGAATGTGGGAAGACCTTCCCTCGGAAAACACAGCTCATTATACATCAGAGAAcgcatactggagagaagccctataagtgtaatgaatgtgggaaaactTTCTGCCAACAGTCCCACCTCATAGGACATCAAAGAATTCATACAGGAGAAAAACCTTATGTGTGTACTGACTGTGGGAAGGCCTTTTCCCAGAAGTCACACCTCACTGGTCATCAAagacttcatactggagagaaaccttacatgTGTACTGAATGTGGAAAATCCTTCTCTCAGAAATCACCTCTTATCATACACCAGAGAATTCATACAGGGGAGAAACCTTATGAGTGTGGTGAATGTGGCAAAACCTTCTCCCAGAAATCACCCCTCATTATTCATCAGCGAGTTCACAAAGGGGAGAAACCCTATGAGTGTACCGAGTGTGGGAGGGCGTTTTCCCTGAAGTCACATCTCATTCTACATCAGAGAggtcatactggagagaaaccctatgaatgtagtGAATGTGGAAAGGCCTTCTGTGGGAAGTCTCCACTCATTATACATCAGAAAACCCATCCTAGGGAGAAACCCCCTGAATGTGCTGAGTCTGGGATGACTTTTTTCCGGAAATCACAGATGATTACATATCAGAGAAGACACACTGGGGAGAAACCCTCCAGATGCAGTGACTGTGGGAAGGCCTTCTGCTAG
- the ZNF630 gene encoding zinc finger protein 630 isoform X1 — protein MIESQEPVTFEDVAVDFTKEEWQRLNPAQKTLHRDVMLETYSHLVSVGCSGIKPDVIFKLEHGKDPWIIESELSRWIYSDRVKGLESSQQIISGELLFQREILERAPKDNSLYSVLKIWQIDRYQGNQDRVLRQVTVISHETLTDETGSKYSAFGKMFNQCTDLAPSSQKFHKLDSCENSLKSNSDLLNYNRSYARKNPIERFGCGRPPRYNASCSVPEKEGFIHTGMEPYGDSQSEKVLSHKQAHVQYKKVQAREKPNVCSMCGKGFIKKSQLIIHQRIHTGEKPYICGDCRKAFSEKSHLIVHQRIHTGEKPYECTECGRAFSQKSPFIVHQRVHTGEKPYECFECPKAFSQKSHLIIHQRVHTREKSFECSECGKAFCAMSHLFIHRITHTGEKPYECTECGKTFPRKTQLIIHQRTHTGEKPYKCNECGKTFCQQSHLIGHQRIHTGEKPYVCTDCGKAFSQKSHLTGHQRLHTGEKPYMCTECGKSFSQKSPLIIHQRIHTGEKPYECGECGKTFSQKSPLIIHQRVHKGEKPYECTECGRAFSLKSHLILHQRGHTGEKPYECSECGKAFCGKSPLIIHQKTHPREKPPECAESGMTFFRKSQMITYQRRHTGEKPSRCSDCGKAFC, from the exons atgattGAGTCCCAG GAACCAGTGACATTTGAGGATGTGGCTGTGGACTTCACCAAGGAAGAGTGGCAGCGGTTGAATCCTGCTCAGAAGACCCTACATAGGGATGTGATGCTGGAGACCTATAGTCACCTGGTCTCCGTGG GGTGTTCAGGTATAAAACCAGATGTAATATTTAAGTTGGAACATGGAAAGGACCCATGGATCATAGAGAGTGAGTTGTCAAGGTGGATCTACTCAG aCAGAGTGAAAGGCCTTGAATCTTCCCAGCAGATCATTTCTGGAGAACTTTTATTTCAAAGGGAGATACTAGAAAGAGCCCCAAAGGATAATTCATTgtactctgttttaaaaatctggcagatagatagatatcaaGGAAATCAAGACAGAGTTTTGAGGCAAGTCACAGTCATCAGTCATGAAACATTGACTGATGAGACGGGTTCCAAGTATAGTGCATTTGGGAAAATGTTCAATCAGTGCACAGACCTTGCTCCTTCAAGTCAAAAATTCCATAAGCTTGATTCATGTGAAAATAGCTTGAAGTCCAATTCAGACTTACTAAATTATAACAGGAGCTATGCAAGAAAGAATCCCATTGAGAGATTTGGATGTGGGAGACCACCTAGGTATAATGCTTCCTGTTCTGTGCCTGAGAAGGAAGGCTTCATTCATACTGGAATGGAGCCCTATGGAGACAGTCAAAGTGAAAAAGTTCTCAGTCATAAGCAAGCCCATGTTCAGTATAAGAAAGTTCAAGCCAGAGAGAAACCCAATGTTTGTAGTATGTGTGGGAAAGGTTTTATCAAGAAGTCACAGCTCATTATACATCAAAGAATTCATACGGGAGAGAAACCATATATATGTGGAGATTGTAGGAAAGCCTTCAGTGAGAAATCACACCTCATTGtgcatcagagaattcacactggggagaaaccctatgaatgtactGAGTGTGGAAGAGCATTCTCCCAGAAGTCACCTTTCATTGTTCATCAGAGAgtccatactggagagaaaccctatgaatgtttTGAGTGTCCAAAAGCTTTCTCCCAGAAGTCACATCTAATTATACATCAGAGAGTTCATACCAGAGAGAAGTCCTTTgaatgcagtgaatgtgggaaagccttctgTGCAATGTCTCATCTTTTTATACACCGGATAACTCATACTGGGGAGAAGCCCTATGAATGTACCGAATGTGGGAAGACCTTCCCTCGGAAAACACAGCTCATTATACATCAGAGAAcgcatactggagagaagccctataagtgtaatgaatgtgggaaaactTTCTGCCAACAGTCCCACCTCATAGGACATCAAAGAATTCATACAGGAGAAAAACCTTATGTGTGTACTGACTGTGGGAAGGCCTTTTCCCAGAAGTCACACCTCACTGGTCATCAAagacttcatactggagagaaaccttacatgTGTACTGAATGTGGAAAATCCTTCTCTCAGAAATCACCTCTTATCATACACCAGAGAATTCATACAGGGGAGAAACCTTATGAGTGTGGTGAATGTGGCAAAACCTTCTCCCAGAAATCACCCCTCATTATTCATCAGCGAGTTCACAAAGGGGAGAAACCCTATGAGTGTACCGAGTGTGGGAGGGCGTTTTCCCTGAAGTCACATCTCATTCTACATCAGAGAggtcatactggagagaaaccctatgaatgtagtGAATGTGGAAAGGCCTTCTGTGGGAAGTCTCCACTCATTATACATCAGAAAACCCATCCTAGGGAGAAACCCCCTGAATGTGCTGAGTCTGGGATGACTTTTTTCCGGAAATCACAGATGATTACATATCAGAGAAGACACACTGGGGAGAAACCCTCCAGATGCAGTGACTGTGGGAAGGCCTTCTGCTAG
- the ZNF630 gene encoding zinc finger protein 630 isoform X3 has translation MFNQCTDLAPSSQKFHKLDSCENSLKSNSDLLNYNRSYARKNPIERFGCGRPPRYNASCSVPEKEGFIHTGMEPYGDSQSEKVLSHKQAHVQYKKVQAREKPNVCSMCGKGFIKKSQLIIHQRIHTGEKPYICGDCRKAFSEKSHLIVHQRIHTGEKPYECTECGRAFSQKSPFIVHQRVHTGEKPYECFECPKAFSQKSHLIIHQRVHTREKSFECSECGKAFCAMSHLFIHRITHTGEKPYECTECGKTFPRKTQLIIHQRTHTGEKPYKCNECGKTFCQQSHLIGHQRIHTGEKPYVCTDCGKAFSQKSHLTGHQRLHTGEKPYMCTECGKSFSQKSPLIIHQRIHTGEKPYECGECGKTFSQKSPLIIHQRVHKGEKPYECTECGRAFSLKSHLILHQRGHTGEKPYECSECGKAFCGKSPLIIHQKTHPREKPPECAESGMTFFRKSQMITYQRRHTGEKPSRCSDCGKAFC, from the coding sequence ATGTTCAATCAGTGCACAGACCTTGCTCCTTCAAGTCAAAAATTCCATAAGCTTGATTCATGTGAAAATAGCTTGAAGTCCAATTCAGACTTACTAAATTATAACAGGAGCTATGCAAGAAAGAATCCCATTGAGAGATTTGGATGTGGGAGACCACCTAGGTATAATGCTTCCTGTTCTGTGCCTGAGAAGGAAGGCTTCATTCATACTGGAATGGAGCCCTATGGAGACAGTCAAAGTGAAAAAGTTCTCAGTCATAAGCAAGCCCATGTTCAGTATAAGAAAGTTCAAGCCAGAGAGAAACCCAATGTTTGTAGTATGTGTGGGAAAGGTTTTATCAAGAAGTCACAGCTCATTATACATCAAAGAATTCATACGGGAGAGAAACCATATATATGTGGAGATTGTAGGAAAGCCTTCAGTGAGAAATCACACCTCATTGtgcatcagagaattcacactggggagaaaccctatgaatgtactGAGTGTGGAAGAGCATTCTCCCAGAAGTCACCTTTCATTGTTCATCAGAGAgtccatactggagagaaaccctatgaatgtttTGAGTGTCCAAAAGCTTTCTCCCAGAAGTCACATCTAATTATACATCAGAGAGTTCATACCAGAGAGAAGTCCTTTgaatgcagtgaatgtgggaaagccttctgTGCAATGTCTCATCTTTTTATACACCGGATAACTCATACTGGGGAGAAGCCCTATGAATGTACCGAATGTGGGAAGACCTTCCCTCGGAAAACACAGCTCATTATACATCAGAGAAcgcatactggagagaagccctataagtgtaatgaatgtgggaaaactTTCTGCCAACAGTCCCACCTCATAGGACATCAAAGAATTCATACAGGAGAAAAACCTTATGTGTGTACTGACTGTGGGAAGGCCTTTTCCCAGAAGTCACACCTCACTGGTCATCAAagacttcatactggagagaaaccttacatgTGTACTGAATGTGGAAAATCCTTCTCTCAGAAATCACCTCTTATCATACACCAGAGAATTCATACAGGGGAGAAACCTTATGAGTGTGGTGAATGTGGCAAAACCTTCTCCCAGAAATCACCCCTCATTATTCATCAGCGAGTTCACAAAGGGGAGAAACCCTATGAGTGTACCGAGTGTGGGAGGGCGTTTTCCCTGAAGTCACATCTCATTCTACATCAGAGAggtcatactggagagaaaccctatgaatgtagtGAATGTGGAAAGGCCTTCTGTGGGAAGTCTCCACTCATTATACATCAGAAAACCCATCCTAGGGAGAAACCCCCTGAATGTGCTGAGTCTGGGATGACTTTTTTCCGGAAATCACAGATGATTACATATCAGAGAAGACACACTGGGGAGAAACCCTCCAGATGCAGTGACTGTGGGAAGGCCTTCTGCTAG